One Streptomyces sp. SAI-135 DNA segment encodes these proteins:
- a CDS encoding DUF5302 domain-containing protein, whose amino-acid sequence MTAEAASPEGSEPAEPEMSALAPDSDGNYDLKRKFREALARKRGAEADAADLAANPHASKIRGTHGPASSQRSFRRKSGG is encoded by the coding sequence ATGACCGCAGAAGCTGCATCCCCAGAAGGTTCGGAGCCGGCTGAGCCCGAGATGTCAGCGCTCGCGCCCGACAGCGACGGCAACTACGACCTCAAGCGGAAGTTCCGTGAGGCCCTGGCCCGCAAGCGCGGCGCGGAGGCGGACGCGGCCGACCTCGCCGCCAACCCGCACGCGTCGAAGATCCGTGGGACGCACGGCCCGGCGTCCAGCCAGCGGTCCTTCCGGCGCAAGAGCGGCGGCTGA
- a CDS encoding LLM class flavin-dependent oxidoreductase — MTKVRIGVMYDRDWAPEGLPEFARQAEALGVDDLWVVEDLGWNGGVSAAAVALGATERIRVGIGIAPAPLRSPALLAMELATLARVFPGRLVAGIGHGVQEWMAQVGAAALSPLALLEETITSVRALLRGERVELEGREVRLDGVRLTHPPAEAPPVVAGVVRARSLELSGRAADGTVIAEGHGPQDLENARALIAKGGAESDHTLTVFAFTCVGDDADEVTRILRPHVEGHGAWLGRPPHEVFTVSGSASRAAGLIRELATAGADTVVLRMTGPDPLGQLKAVVEAAAQQN, encoded by the coding sequence ATGACGAAGGTACGGATCGGTGTGATGTACGACCGCGACTGGGCCCCCGAGGGACTTCCGGAGTTCGCGCGGCAGGCCGAGGCGCTCGGCGTGGACGACCTGTGGGTGGTGGAGGACCTCGGGTGGAACGGCGGGGTGTCCGCCGCAGCCGTCGCCCTGGGGGCCACGGAACGCATCAGGGTCGGCATCGGCATCGCCCCCGCCCCGCTGCGCAGTCCAGCCCTCCTCGCGATGGAACTGGCCACCCTGGCACGGGTGTTCCCCGGACGGCTGGTCGCCGGGATCGGGCACGGAGTGCAGGAGTGGATGGCCCAGGTGGGCGCCGCGGCACTGTCCCCGCTGGCCCTGCTGGAGGAGACGATCACCTCCGTACGGGCGCTGCTGCGCGGAGAGCGGGTCGAGTTGGAGGGCCGCGAAGTGCGCCTGGACGGTGTCCGGTTGACACATCCTCCGGCCGAGGCCCCGCCGGTGGTCGCGGGTGTGGTGCGCGCTCGCTCACTGGAACTGTCCGGGCGGGCCGCGGACGGCACCGTGATCGCGGAGGGGCACGGCCCGCAGGACCTGGAGAACGCCCGGGCGCTGATCGCCAAGGGCGGTGCCGAGTCCGACCACACCTTGACGGTTTTCGCCTTCACCTGCGTCGGTGACGACGCCGACGAGGTGACCCGGATCCTGCGCCCGCACGTCGAGGGCCACGGGGCCTGGCTGGGCCGCCCGCCGCACGAGGTGTTCACCGTCTCCGGCTCCGCCTCGCGGGCCGCCGGACTCATCCGCGAACTGGCGACGGCCGGTGCCGACACGGTCGTCCTGCGGATGACCGGCCCGGATCCGCTGGGGCAGCTGAAGGCCGTGGTGGAGGCGGCCGCGCAGCAGAACTGA
- a CDS encoding TfoX/Sxy family protein, protein MAYDEALAERVRQGLGTDPGVAERRMFGGIAFLYEGNMAVGVTGADLMVRVGPDATDAALARPGARLFDMTGRPMRGWVVVSGAAVTEDEALESWIDEGRAFAASLPPR, encoded by the coding sequence ATGGCGTACGACGAAGCGCTCGCCGAGCGGGTCCGCCAGGGCCTCGGCACGGATCCCGGCGTGGCCGAGAGGCGCATGTTCGGCGGCATCGCCTTTCTGTACGAGGGCAACATGGCCGTCGGCGTGACCGGCGCAGACCTCATGGTCCGCGTCGGCCCGGACGCCACCGACGCGGCCCTCGCCCGGCCCGGGGCCCGGCTCTTCGACATGACCGGGCGCCCGATGCGCGGCTGGGTCGTGGTGTCCGGGGCCGCGGTGACGGAGGACGAGGCCCTGGAGTCGTGGATCGACGAGGGCCGCGCCTTCGCGGCGAGCCTGCCGCCCAGGTAG
- a CDS encoding acetyl-CoA synthetase, with product MSPGDPARRRICVRPGTVVSLVLLPRTDGKRWTAVRSSAPVFVLPSDWRSDADGTARVSLRCPGTRGGTAEISVLAKEPDLAGAGGVASTLQVDVVPHTTAG from the coding sequence GTGTCCCCGGGTGATCCGGCCCGGCGGCGGATCTGTGTGCGGCCCGGGACCGTCGTGTCGCTCGTCCTGCTCCCCCGTACGGACGGCAAGCGGTGGACCGCCGTACGCAGCTCCGCGCCGGTCTTCGTCCTGCCGTCGGACTGGCGGTCGGACGCGGACGGTACGGCGAGGGTCTCGCTGCGCTGCCCGGGCACCCGGGGCGGTACCGCCGAGATCAGTGTCCTGGCGAAGGAGCCGGACCTGGCGGGGGCGGGCGGCGTGGCCTCCACGCTCCAGGTCGACGTGGTGCCGCACACCACGGCGGGGTGA
- a CDS encoding glycosyl hydrolase → MSSPTHRRRWLTICAITATAGLVALPASAAPGRSDSTPFGARALAQLAEERVQSVGAMSPRAKADDGDDGNEADEIAEGADQYAEARTSPGVVAPGAYGAAWSSLAKLPRTGGSWRNVTDLPYNSDDPRYRDIDSNSSGGSGNVTGRMAAMAADDDGYVYAGSAGGGVWRSRSGGGHWQPISDRLSSQSTGALALDGGGRLWLGTGEATTNADAYLGSGVYVLSRPHHGTFSARGRVGGDELESTTIHQLRFGGGKVWAATSEGVWSHPTKRLSGAWKLEFAPNPAYLPGGPKAHDPDAAYKNITNDIAIDPENPSRVVLAVGWRSGDDYNGFYTRTNGVWTRITSGFGDLPTDPDDVGSVTFARSADGSRYYAVDQSPEQLNTNPDSGLEGIYVSKSGSPGGPWTKVADYQSLAASGSALTSPGYMPGVQAWYNQFLTVDPADPEHVYAGLEEVYETKDGGGSWSTVGPYWNFNFPCWSIDPAKQTGDCSQTTHSDQHGVAIGRYHGKSFVYVGNDGGVYKRPLNGAQDSSGHATDWTSLNDGTIDTLQYYSVGVGRDLDHGGVSVTGGLQDNGQSVLRSNDTVMGSNFGGDGGDTLTDPADGCDIAEEYVYLSVQVTQNCAVNDGGWLDDPSKATSYNVAPPDNATSEARFIAPLAADAKNSSTWIAGGRHIWVQTHGYAIRSGSEWSSVYDLGAGRTATAVAASGGKVYAAWCGPCNNQGFARGISVGNADGTGWHDISLPATGAEGTVPNRYLSGFAVDPKNADHVYLTVNGFSRQWTEGPGAGVGHVFESRDGGTTWKDISKNFPDVPADSAVVTPDGGLAVATDLGVLHRAAHGTRWRRVGSLPAVAVLQLKLSPDGRTLYAATHGRGIYTFKVRDLD, encoded by the coding sequence GTGTCATCACCAACCCACAGAAGACGATGGCTCACGATCTGCGCCATCACCGCAACCGCCGGACTCGTCGCGCTACCCGCGAGCGCCGCGCCCGGCCGATCCGACAGCACCCCCTTCGGAGCCCGCGCACTCGCTCAACTCGCCGAAGAGCGCGTTCAGTCGGTGGGCGCCATGAGCCCCAGGGCGAAGGCGGACGACGGCGACGACGGCAACGAGGCCGACGAGATAGCGGAGGGCGCCGACCAGTACGCCGAGGCCCGCACCTCGCCCGGTGTCGTCGCCCCGGGCGCCTACGGGGCCGCATGGAGCAGCCTCGCCAAGCTACCGCGCACCGGCGGCAGTTGGCGCAACGTCACCGATCTGCCGTACAACTCCGACGACCCGCGCTACCGCGACATCGACTCCAACTCCAGTGGCGGTTCGGGCAACGTCACCGGCCGGATGGCCGCGATGGCCGCCGACGACGACGGGTACGTGTACGCGGGCAGCGCGGGAGGCGGGGTGTGGCGGTCCCGCAGTGGTGGCGGGCACTGGCAGCCCATCAGCGACCGGCTGTCCTCACAGTCCACCGGCGCGCTCGCGCTGGACGGCGGCGGACGGCTGTGGCTGGGCACCGGGGAGGCGACCACCAACGCGGACGCCTACCTCGGCAGCGGCGTCTACGTCCTGTCCCGCCCGCACCACGGCACGTTCTCCGCGCGCGGCCGCGTCGGCGGCGACGAACTGGAGTCCACCACCATCCACCAGCTGCGCTTCGGCGGTGGCAAGGTGTGGGCGGCGACCAGTGAGGGCGTGTGGAGCCACCCGACGAAGAGGCTCAGCGGCGCCTGGAAGCTGGAGTTCGCGCCCAACCCCGCCTACCTGCCCGGCGGTCCGAAGGCCCACGACCCCGACGCCGCGTACAAGAACATCACCAACGACATCGCCATCGACCCGGAGAATCCCTCCAGGGTCGTCCTCGCGGTCGGTTGGCGCAGCGGCGACGACTACAACGGCTTCTACACCAGGACGAACGGCGTCTGGACCAGGATCACCAGCGGTTTCGGGGACCTGCCGACCGACCCGGACGACGTCGGCAGCGTCACCTTCGCCCGCTCCGCCGACGGCTCGCGCTACTACGCCGTCGACCAGTCACCGGAACAACTCAACACCAACCCGGACAGCGGCCTGGAGGGCATCTACGTCTCCAAGTCCGGCTCTCCCGGCGGCCCCTGGACGAAGGTCGCCGACTACCAGAGCCTGGCCGCGTCCGGTTCGGCCCTCACCTCCCCGGGCTACATGCCCGGTGTGCAGGCCTGGTACAACCAGTTCCTCACCGTCGACCCCGCCGACCCCGAGCACGTGTACGCGGGCCTGGAAGAGGTCTACGAGACCAAGGACGGCGGCGGCAGCTGGTCGACCGTCGGCCCGTACTGGAACTTCAACTTCCCCTGCTGGAGCATCGACCCGGCCAAGCAGACCGGCGACTGCAGCCAGACCACCCACTCGGACCAGCACGGCGTCGCGATCGGCCGCTACCACGGCAAGAGCTTCGTGTACGTCGGCAACGACGGTGGCGTCTACAAGCGCCCCCTCAACGGCGCGCAGGACTCCTCCGGGCACGCCACCGACTGGACCTCGCTCAACGACGGCACCATCGACACCCTGCAGTACTACTCGGTCGGAGTCGGCAGGGACCTGGACCACGGCGGTGTCTCCGTCACCGGAGGTCTGCAGGACAACGGCCAGTCCGTCCTGCGCAGCAACGACACGGTGATGGGTTCCAACTTCGGCGGCGACGGCGGTGACACCCTCACCGACCCCGCCGACGGGTGCGACATCGCCGAGGAGTACGTCTACCTCTCCGTCCAGGTGACCCAGAACTGCGCCGTCAACGACGGCGGTTGGCTCGACGACCCGAGCAAGGCCACGTCGTACAACGTGGCTCCGCCCGACAACGCCACGAGCGAGGCACGCTTCATCGCCCCGCTCGCGGCCGACGCGAAGAACAGCTCGACCTGGATCGCCGGCGGGCGTCACATCTGGGTCCAGACCCACGGCTACGCCATCCGCAGCGGGTCGGAGTGGAGCAGCGTGTACGACCTCGGCGCAGGCCGTACCGCGACCGCCGTCGCGGCCTCGGGCGGCAAGGTGTACGCGGCCTGGTGCGGCCCCTGCAACAACCAGGGCTTCGCCCGCGGCATCTCCGTCGGGAACGCCGACGGCACCGGCTGGCACGACATCAGCCTGCCGGCCACCGGCGCGGAGGGGACCGTACCCAACCGCTATCTCAGCGGCTTCGCCGTCGACCCGAAGAACGCCGACCACGTCTACCTCACGGTCAACGGGTTCTCGCGGCAGTGGACCGAGGGGCCGGGCGCCGGCGTCGGCCACGTCTTCGAGTCCAGGGACGGGGGCACCACCTGGAAGGACATCTCGAAGAACTTCCCCGACGTGCCGGCCGACTCGGCGGTCGTCACACCGGACGGCGGCCTCGCCGTCGCCACCGACCTCGGCGTCCTGCACCGCGCGGCACACGGCACGAGGTGGCGGCGCGTCGGCTCGCTCCCGGCCGTCGCCGTGCTCCAGCTCAAGCTGAGCCCCGACGGCCGCACGCTGTACGCGGCCACGCACGGCCGCGGCATCTACACCTTCAAGGTGCGGGACCTGGACTGA
- a CDS encoding class I SAM-dependent methyltransferase → MSDNGQDMADVQREHWQHTYTAHPGMYGTEPSAPAVHAAAVFRAAGARDVLELGAGHGRDALYLAREGFTVRATDFSTTGLEQLREAARRLGVAERVTTVVHDVREPLRLPDASVDAVFAHMLLCMALSTKEIHALLAEVRRVLRPGGVLVYTVRHTGDAHYGAGTARGDGIFEHGGFAVHFFDRALVDALAEGWTLEEVHSFEEGELPRRLWRVTQSLPD, encoded by the coding sequence GTGAGCGACAACGGGCAGGACATGGCCGATGTCCAGCGCGAGCACTGGCAGCACACCTACACCGCCCATCCCGGCATGTACGGGACGGAGCCGTCCGCCCCGGCCGTCCATGCCGCCGCCGTCTTCCGTGCCGCCGGGGCCCGGGACGTCCTCGAACTCGGCGCAGGCCACGGCCGGGACGCGCTGTACCTGGCCCGTGAGGGCTTCACCGTCCGGGCCACCGACTTCTCCACCACGGGCCTGGAACAACTGCGCGAGGCCGCCCGCCGTCTGGGGGTGGCCGAACGGGTCACCACCGTCGTCCACGACGTGCGCGAGCCGTTGCGGCTGCCGGACGCGTCCGTGGACGCGGTCTTCGCGCACATGCTGCTGTGCATGGCCCTGTCCACGAAGGAGATCCACGCGCTGCTCGCCGAAGTACGCCGCGTGCTGCGGCCCGGCGGTGTCCTGGTCTACACCGTCCGGCACACCGGCGACGCCCACTACGGCGCCGGTACCGCGCGCGGAGACGGCATCTTCGAGCACGGTGGTTTCGCCGTGCACTTCTTCGACCGTGCCTTGGTCGACGCGCTCGCCGAGGGGTGGACGCTCGAGGAGGTCCACTCCTTCGAGGAGGGCGAGCTGCCACGGAGACTGTGGCGCGTCACCCAGAGCCTGCCGGACTGA
- a CDS encoding TetR/AcrR family transcriptional regulator: MLAADPGTSIASIATAAGVDRRTVYRRFASREDLLAAIYDARLTAIEHAIQDARLREAPVTVALHRYVENIITVNRTWPVDLTRMLTDDSVHARRDAAVEEVDAFLRRATDEGLLRPGLPQGWASALLPQLMHLVSRQLPELSAGQAADVVVDTLLNGLGTS, encoded by the coding sequence ATGCTCGCCGCCGACCCCGGCACCAGCATCGCGAGCATCGCCACCGCAGCAGGCGTCGACCGACGCACCGTCTACCGACGCTTCGCCTCCCGCGAAGACCTCCTCGCGGCCATCTACGACGCCCGCCTCACCGCCATCGAACACGCCATCCAGGACGCCCGACTCCGCGAAGCACCCGTCACCGTCGCCCTGCACCGCTACGTCGAGAACATCATCACCGTCAACCGCACCTGGCCCGTCGACCTCACCCGCATGCTCACCGACGACAGCGTCCACGCCCGGCGTGACGCGGCCGTCGAGGAGGTCGACGCCTTCCTCCGGCGCGCCACCGACGAGGGCCTGCTGCGGCCGGGTCTTCCGCAAGGCTGGGCGAGCGCGCTGCTGCCCCAGCTCATGCACCTGGTGTCCCGGCAGTTGCCCGAACTGAGTGCGGGTCAGGCGGCGGACGTCGTGGTCGACACCCTTCTCAATGGTCTCGGGACGTCCTGA